The Vigna angularis cultivar LongXiaoDou No.4 chromosome 9, ASM1680809v1, whole genome shotgun sequence DNA window TGTCGTGAAGGTTGAGGGCTTCCTTGACCTCACCCTTATCACAGAGACCTCTGATGAGTGTATTTAAGGTTATGGCATCTGAATGATAACCCCGTTTGAGAATCTTGGCAAATACAGAGAAAGCGAAAGCCAATTTGTCTAAGTGACAGAAACAATTCATGAGGAGATTGAGAGTAACAAGGTTATTGTGAATTCCCTTGAGCTCCATTTGCTTAATGAGAGAAATAGCAGTAGGGTAACGCTTCATCCTCACAAGAAATCCCAAAATCTTTCCAAATTCGAAGATGGGAGGAACATGACGCTGATGAAGCAAGCGATTGAATTGTGAGACGGCGTCGTCGTGTAAGGAAGTttgagagtgagagtgagagCAAAAGAGGGAATTGTGAATTGGAAGAAAAGGAGGAAACTTGGCAAtggaaggaagaagagaaaaccTAACACTTCTTGAGAGCCACATCTTTGCTGCAAACAATAGTATCGAATTCTTCAAATGGACATTAAACATTTaaatgggattttttttttgttttgtttttttttaattttaatgaaatgcTCACATATAATCTGTCATcgttaataatttatatttaatttgacatttatattaattatttttgtttaatttactcccatattttttttaactaaataatttgtttcttcgataaattaagattaaatttaacttttatataaatattttattaatatttaatttttattaaatatttttaattttaagttaaagttgatttaaaatgaaatttttaaagataaaaaataacacgatttattttaaaattttaaaagtataattcaAAGTTATTTACTAATTTAGATATTTAGAGGTAAATAGAAcgtagaaaatatttaatttaaatcttaGAAAAAGTCAAAGggataatataaaaagaaaacaaacaagtaTTCAAAAGTTATGAAGCTCAGGCACGTCTCCTCTTCAATGGCATTCCTGTGTATGATACATATGAGACACAAATACATATATGTGTATCTGACATCCTTTTTTTTAGTGTGAAATTTAAGAAATGTTTTTTACTATCTTTGACATGATTTCGAAACAACATTAATGAGAGTAGACACAAGGATTTCTTTTAGAAGTTAGAAAAATTAGAAACTTgtgtataattaaaaatataagtagtTGTACCAGCAGGACCGGACGCCGTATGGAAAGACATTCGCGAGCGGTTAATACAATGCCGCCCACCAAGGTCATGACCGTCCGGGCGTCCAAACTAACGTTATGTACCAACCGATACTCCGCAGTCATGAACCAAACGTCCATTCGGGTCGAGCagcaagaccgaacgttcacccAGGTCGAGCGCCAAGACCGAGCGTCCAAGTGAACGCTGCCCGGCCGCACACGGACCGAGTGACCCTCCAAGGTCAGTCATGAACCGAACGTCCACCCAGGTGCGCCAACAGGACCGAGCATCTAGTGTGACCGGCCAACAGAACCAGATGGCCGCCCACCCAGGTTGACATCCCTGGCCGACCATCCTTCCCAACCGACCCGCGCTTGGTTGACTACACGGTTAAATGCTAGTGACTCATTAAGGTGCGACTGGGCCGTTATCAGGCCCACTAAAGGTAAAAGGGTCGTTATCAGGCCCACTAAatgtaaaagcccattacaatcagtataaataaaggtttcaGGTATGAGTTCTGGACCAACTTTCCTTACGATGCAATACATACATGCATCACAGAttgctctgtcatattactgacttgagcgtcagagtgcctttgacaggtacccgaCCACCCGTCTTGGAGTAGGAGGACCACCACCGGGAGCGCAGAGGGAGAAACCCGTCCGGCCTCCAATCCGAAGCGTGGAGTAGCGTCAGTCTGTCGCCATACCGTCCGCCACACTCACGGTCCGGCCTTCTCCAGTTCGTGGGATTCAGCAGCGACCGTCTGGTTTCCGTCGGCTTCCAGCGCATCCGGCGCCCGAACCGCTCGATCTGCCTCAATTGGTGAGAAAGCGTCCACCTGATCCATGGCAGCTTCACCGTTCGCCCGCCCGCCTTTATTGTTCGTGATTGTCCGCCCGTCTTCGACAAACAAATTTGTGTTTCAACAGGGTCCTCACGTAAAATGTCGAAACAGTACTATATAATgaagaatatttatattatatatatatatattataaacataaatttcttatttattctcatatcatatctttatatattctgtaattatttaaaggataatattattttaattctaaaatttgaaaacctCCGACACTTGTTGTTATGTCATTGGTCATTgtggacaatttaaaaaaaattaaaatgacatGGCATTAGATGAAATTGGGATTTGAGGGTTTTTCTTCTCGTGGGTTTATTTTTTGATTCAAAAATTTTGATTTGTGAGGTGTAAGAAAGAGCCTCCTACCACCCAGAAAACTCCGTTCGTCCAAAAATTGTGGTTCACCAACGTTTTCCCAATCGTCGTCGTTGACAAAACCTATCTTCATCGTCGTTCGGGCTGAACATACGGTTGTTTTGAAGTATATTATTGATGTGAATTTTGAAGCTTTTTACTGTTTGTTTCTCTGCAACTGCTGTTTGGAAGCATCGTTGTAGCCAAAAACCACCATTGAAGTCGTGGTTcgttttggttttattttcacttgttttaaatattggattgtttttttatcattttgggGTTGCTTCGTTTTTTGGGTGgaaagttacatttttttttacatgcAAAATAATTTTTCGGGTTTGTGGTcgttgtttatttattttgacacatttttgtacaatattttctttggcaATCATGGATTCCATTGGACAACAAAGTTAAAATAATGTAAGTAAATGTGTcgtattcaaaatttattatttatagttttgtgAGCATATGAGGTGTGAAGGGTTTCGATTCAAAGGTTTTATTGGTAAAAGTTTCGAACCAAGTTTGGGGAGCTACTATAACTTTAATTGTTTGCTTGTATGTGATTCATTTAGATGTTTAGGGAAAAAGAAATTTGGGATTGatgttttgattttattaagTGTATCAATTGGTATGAGTAGATAATCTTATCTTTTTTTGATAAATGACTTACTGCGTTTATAGTTGGGTATGTCTcgtgaataaattttttttcacaattaatTATTGGTTTGAAGGTCGAATGAGTACTTGTGGTAATAGTCGAATAAAAGATGAGACTTGTACGAATTAGGGGTTTGAGTTAATAAGCTTTTTGGAATAAAATGATATGTTCTACATTCAAATTAGAGCCATATAAGGTCGTATATGTTAGGTGCTTTGGAGTTTAGTCATGAAGACATTGTTCACTGCATCATATTTAGTTGCTTCATGAATTGAAATCTAACGTTCTATGTATTATATTGAAATGAATTGGAAATTTTTTCAATACTGGATGTTATCCATGAACAAGTATGCTCgactattatttataatatgttttaattatgtGGTACAAAAAAAACTGATCTTGTGTGCTTGGTAATATGTCTCTAAAATGTTGTGTGGGTAGAAAATGATGTTACATGGCTTAATTCAGAAGGTTAAAGAGCAAGTGATTGAGagttgattaaataaaaataaatgaaataagacTAAAAACACTAGTTAGGATTAAAGGGTTAATATTTACAAGGAAATTAAGTGTTGTACCAAATACACTGTTGTTTTAACTCTAAATGCTTGTTGTTTTTAGCTCTAAATGTTTGTTGTTTTGGCCTTAaaactttgttgttttctttaaaaatctGTACCAGAAACcttgttgttttatttaaaaatctgCACCAGAAGCTTTgctattttctttaaaaatggGTACCAGAATCATTGttgttttagttaaaaattCACAACAGAagctttgttgttttgtttaaaaatctACACCAGAATTCTTGctgttttgtgtttttttagaCTGCAAAATCTGCATTAAAAAAGTTGTTGTACTGCaatttcttttagttatttttctGCACCAAAAGTATTGTTGTTGGACTGAAAATACTGCATCTAAATACTAGCTTGTGTGTTACTCGAAAACTAATTTGCTGAATGGAAACAATTAATTACTAGAGGTATAATAGCCTATATTTTCTTCAGTTTTGTTGAATAATGTCAATTCAGTCTCtcgttttaaaaatatatgaattaattttcacttaataaattttgtatcaaCGTCATCCCTTCCATTAAACACGCACAAACcgcattaactttttctttctctctcttctacttttttGTACAATACATCTTTTGTCAGAGTGTTTGtaacataaattaattacttttcaataaataattttaaatttattttaataattaaatccAATCAGAATAATATATACACatgttttcataaatttattaataaaatatgccCACGTGTATAAATCTGGTTTGAATtgaatttaacatatttttataattaaaggcatatttttataataaaatatacccACGTGTATAAACCCGTTTCGTCTTCTTTCTTTAGTTCTCCGAGGAGGTTGTTCACCAATTTCACTCCGAAAGGTTTCCATGAAACAGAAACCATGATGAGCCCTACCTCCATACTTAACAGCAATCCTTTCTCCGGTTTCAAGAACCCTTTTTGGTTCGAAACAAACAGCCCTAAAACCCCAGGAGGTGAACACAAGCGTCACTGGGACAGACTAGATTCTAAAGGTGTTGGTCTTGGCCTAGTGCATGCTCTTGTCGACGAAGAGAAACAGATTGAAGTGAGTTCGAAACATGAGAGTCGAATGGTTGTTTTTGGATCTCAGCTTAAGATTCAGATTCCTCCACTGTCTACAACTGAATCATCCAAATTTGTAGCAGAGAAGGGAAATTTTTCCCATGGGAGTCTGTGTATGGGAAAATCTGCATCAGGAGGTGCTAATTCTCAGCGGATGTTTATGGGATGTTTCTCTGCCAACGAAATGGAACTCTCTGAGGATTACACTCGTATGATTTCTGTTAAGAGCTCGACAAGTatatcgaatcgtatcaagtaataataaatggtaacaccaagtatcgtttcccaagataCTCATGACACTAAACAGTCATgtaattatttaactaattaagactttaaagaacaatttagggtttttgaatgtaaaaacaagaaagtaaatttgaatgcaattttttatcaattgaagagaaatgcaaaagtgaatgatgatgtttgaactatgagatgaagatgttgttggggtttagatttcacctaatcactctcatggatataagaattcttcttctttattaaatgtCAATATCACATTCTAATTTACTTAGAACTTGATGTCTCGGCGAAagaagcctatccttaattactagaccacaatgtcttgcatccttaataattaattctgtattacgaacggaagcttaagacaaccaagtgttttatccctatgtctaggcaatagttcccttgggagaaattccccagttttaggtttctaggtatttgtcaataacaaagaaaaccaaaaatcatgccatgaatgagttaaacataacaaacatAGAGCATaggagaataaccctaacaattaatgaaagaagcatatataaatcagaatcaattcaaatacatgagagtttagaggttacatcttccccaacaacaattgaatttagttcccccttgtcatggagaaaccagatgtacaatggaatgaaaatgacaaataaaccctaaaaatcgaAAATGAGAGCTTTCACATCCAATTATGCCTCTAGAGAGTTGGAATAGTCTGAATTTGCGTCCCTTCTATCAAAAGATACCCCgtctaggacgtgcaagtccttaaataaggttgaattggatcatgggccaacgtcataagtgctcagcgcccctacttagggcgtCCAGGTGAGCTTGCAGGagaagtggcgctcagcgccccaggAGGAGCGTCCAGGCGTGAAATGGTACTCGAAGACTAGCGCTCAGCGTCCCTGAAAGGGCGCCCAGTCGTGAATGCGAGACCTCCAACGCTGAGGGCCCtagaaaagggcgcccaagtGTCCTGCAACCTTCTGCAACCTTCTCTTTTGGTGCTCTTTCTGTCCTTTCTGGGTTCCAACTTCTTGATATTGTAATTgctcttccaattcatcccaatttcctacaaaatcaagggaatttagtgataaaatcttcaagtataAGCTcgactctcttattcacaaaaataagcTAAAAGCAAGAGAACTAGCatgtttctaagtcaaaaagggttaatttataatcaaaattacaTCTTAGATAACGGTGAATTTAACCGTTACACAACCCCAAACTCAACTGTTACACATCTCAGATTTTTGCCCCTTCTCCATCGCTACAAAGTCCACCGGGAGTTTCAATTTATCAATTTGAACCACTATATCTTCCACTACACCGTAGGATTTCTTAGTAGACCTATCCGCCATTTGTAACACCATCTTTGTGGGTTTGACCTTATGACCACCAAATTTTTCCAGCATAGATAGAGGCATTAAATTGATGCtagcccctaaatcaattagggctttccctataTCATAATTCCCAATagtgcaaggaatagtaaaacttccttGATCTTTGACTTTAAGAGGAAGCGTCTTCTGCAAAATCACATTGCAAATACCCTACACCTCAATTTTTtcctcatatatatatttcttctttttaaggAACTTCTTTAGATATTTCGCATATGCAGGAATTTGGTACAATGCCTCAGTCAATGGAATAATAATCcccaatttcttgaaaatctCCTTGAAACACCCTAATtgtctttctctttcctttctaGCATAATCTTTAGGGTAAGAAAGAgatttctcaatttttctctcttttctctcgccctcttcttcttcttttctttcttcttttccttcctctCAACCTCACTTTTCCtctcttcaacttcttcttctttttcactcaactcaactttttcttttctctcaatttttttctcatctaaCCTCTCACCACTTATGCTCATGATAGCATTACACTCCtctttagggttaacttcagcaTTAGCCCCAAACTGCTTTTCAGATTTCTCCTCCAACGTTTTAGCCACTTGGCCaacttgtatctccaaattccttatggcagcttcagtgctcttatGATTGAAGATGGACACTTGCATGAACTGTTGGAGTGTCTCTTCTAGCTTTGCAGTTCTTTTAGATAAGGAaggttgttgttgccattgtgttgtggtctattgaattgcccaacttgcccttgacccatacttgagtgaggtttccacccttggttgtaatTACCTAGACGAAATTGATTacccataaaattgacttctTCTTGGGTAACTTCTGGCatagcacattgaccattaatatgatcgccaccacataattcacaaagTTGTTATTGAACTTGTGAAACATTCTGCACctcctttggcaattgagagattttcttcatcaGAGTTTCCAACTATTGATTCATAATCTTGTTTTGTGCCTATAGAGCATCTTGAGATCGTAGTTGTAGAACTCCTTTCTATTAAAGTTGAGTTCTTTCACTGCGCCTCTCATTATCATTGGTAGCCaaattttcaatcaactcataatcttcctctagagtcttgcacttgatattacctccaactgaggcatccatcatcaatttagtttgtgagcttagacctccaaggaatagaATGACTACTGTAGGTCcatcaaagccatgagtgggcgtcttCCTCAACAAGCCTTTAAATTTATTCCACGCTTGACCTAATGTTGCATCCATGCCTTGACTATAGGAAATATTTGTTcagaaactttgcaaccactgcttcccactcagTAAAGTTGTTCTctagaaaagagttcaaccacatcttggcattgcctcccaaagagaaagggaacAAGCTAAGTCTaatagcttcatctggcacGCCATTGATCTTCATAGTATTGAatatctcattgaatgtggtcagatgctcatatggattttcatgtgataatccattgaattggttgctcttcaccaattgaatcaaagcaggcttcatctccatgtttaCAACATTaaccctcggccttgcaatactgttaaaatgatgagggcaattaactgttgcataatctgccagGGTACGTCTACCATTCTATTCTTCAGCCATGTCTTCTATTTCTTAGTCAGATATTTgaggtgaaggttgtaaaagagTCTCAGGAGAAGGGAACAATTCTCTGGATGTCCTGTTCCTCATTTTTCTTCTACTTTTGTCCAGACATGTAAGATGAGGTCCAGAAATTTTCGTTcttctagtccgaattgtaccctgcatacactagagaacaaaacacGAGAGCACCAAATTAgcacaaacagataaaaaaattaataaaaacaaaaattaaaaacaataaaaaaaataaagtctaatcagttaagaatcacacaaaagtatagtttaaaccacgagtccccggcagcggcgcaaAAAATTTTTTAAGAccttggcaagtgtaccgaatcgtatcaagtaataataaatgctaagaccaagtatcgtttcccaagagactcacgacactaaacaatcatgtaattacttaactaattagcactttgaagaaaaaattagggtttttgaaagtaaaatgaggaaagtaaatatgaatgcaatttttgatcaattgaagataAACGgaaaagtgaatgatgatgttggaactatgagatgaagatgttgttggggtttagatttcacttaatcactc harbors:
- the LOC108346537 gene encoding FCS-Like Zinc finger 8, yielding MMSPTSILNSNPFSGFKNPFWFETNSPKTPGGEHKRHWDRLDSKGVGLGLVHALVDEEKQIEVSSKHESRMVVFGSQLKIQIPPLSTTESSKFVAEKGNFSHGSLCMGKSASGGANSQRMFMGCFSANEMELSEDYTRMISVKSSTSISNRIK